A stretch of Natator depressus isolate rNatDep1 chromosome 2, rNatDep2.hap1, whole genome shotgun sequence DNA encodes these proteins:
- the RNF139 gene encoding E3 ubiquitin-protein ligase RNF139, which translates to MAAPGPPQLPGLGLGPRLRTGLEVALRVPSLFLIDAIFNSYPLPGGSLCAGLLGVLLRLLGVFVSSVVLVLQQRALFKFYMISSAFLLAATSVLVNYYASLHINFYSAYYTAAFGIQFLPHKGPSLWMALSILQLSFGIGYVTLLNVQSIYSQLIILDILIPIIGLIIELPLNVRQILVFISGLILTLYTTINLVMKIKWFYYSTRYVYLLLRHMYRIYGLQLLMEDTWKRIRFPAVLRVFWLTRLTAQAVVLTYVVKMAETNTEEKFYLISWENCWELVCSLIISGCDSTLTVLGMSAVISSIAHYLGLGILAFIGSTDEDDKRLGFVAPVLFFILALQTGLSGLKPEERLVRLSRNMCLLLTAVLHFIHGMTDPVLMSLSASHVSSFRRHFPVLLVSACLFILPVLLSYILWHHYALNTWLFAVTAFCVELCLKVIVSITVYVLFMIDGYYNVLWEKLDDYVYYVRSTGNIIEFIFGVIMFGNGAYTMVFESGSKIRACMMCLHAYFNIYLQAKNGWKTFINRRTAVKKINSLPEVKGSRLHEIDDVCAICYHEFTTSARITPCNHYFHALCLRKWLYIQDTCPMCHQKVYIEEKENANISNNGFVAPNENPVEVAEEAAEAAHEINEDNDSTDSGDDDDCVAEHQNETLNVDSDSLGD; encoded by the exons ATGGCGGCCCCTGGCCCCCCGCAGctgccggggctggggctgggcccgCGGCTCCGAACCGGGCTGGAAGTTGCGCTGCGGGTGCCCAGCCTCTTCCTCATCGACGCCATCTTCAACTCTTACCCCCTGCCGGGGGGCTCCCTGTGCGCcgggctcctgggggtgctgctgcggctgctgg GGGTCTTTGTATCCAGTGTTGTTCTGGTCTTGCAACAGCGAGCACTTTTCAAGTTTTATATGATCAGCTCAGCATTTCTGCTAGCTGCAACCTCAGTGTTGGTGAATTATTATGCTTCTTTGCACATAAACTTCTACAGTGCTTACTACACAGCAGCTTTTGGAATTCAGTTCCTCCCTCATAAAGGACCCTCACTATGGATGGCACTTTCTATACTTCAGCTTTCCTTTGGGATTGGATATGTTACATTGTTAAACGTACAGTCCATATACTCCCAACTAATCATACTCGATATACTGATTCCTATAATAGGCTTGATCATTGAATTACCTTTAAATGTCAGACAGattttagtttttatttcagGCCTAATTCTGACATTATATACCACAATCAATTTAGTTATGAAAATTAAATGGTTCTATTATTCCACACGATACGTTTATCTCCTTTTAAGGCATATGTATCGCATTTATGGATTACAGTTATTGATGGAAGATACGTGGAAAAGGATTCGTTTTCCAGCTGTACTGCGTGTGTTCTGGCTAACGAGACTTACAGCACAAGCAGTTGTGTTAACTTATGTTGTCAAGATGGCAGAAACTAATACAGAAGAGAAGTTCTACTTGATTTCTTGGGAAAATTGTTGGGAACTAGTTTGCAGTCTTATAATAAGTGGGTGTGATTCTACTTTAACTGTCTTAGGCATGAGCGCTGTAATTTCTTCAATAGCCCATTATTTGGGACTGGGTATTTTGGCCTTTATTGGATCAACTGATGAAGATGACAAGAGGCTTGGTTTTGTAgcacctgttttattttttattttggctctGCAGACTGGCTTAAGTGGTCTAAAGCCAGAAGAGAGACTAGTTCGCCTAAGTCGAAATATGTGCCTTTTGTTAACTGCAGTCCTGCATTTTATCCATGGAATGACAGACCCTGTACTAATGTCTCTCAGTGCCTCCCATGTGTCATCATTTCGCAGACACTTCCCTGTACTTCTTGTTTCAGCTTGCCTTTTTATTCTTCCAGTTCTGCTCAGTTATATCCTTTGGCACCACTATGCACTAAATACATGGCTTTTTGCAGTTACAGCATTCTGTGTGGAACTTTGCCTAAAAGTAATTGTTTCTATCACGGTTTATGTACTATTCATGATTGATGGTTACTATAATGTCCTATGGGAAAAGCTTGATGATTATGTCTACTATGTTCGTTCAACAGGCAATATTATTGAGTTTATATTTGGTGTGATCATGTTTGGAAATGGAGCTTATACCATGGTATTTGAATCAGGAAGTAAGATTCGGGCTTGCATGATGTGTCTACATGCGTATTTCAACATCTACTTGCAAGCAAAGAATGGCTGGAAAACTTTTATAAATCGGAGGACAGCTGTTAAGAAAATAAACTCACTTCCTGAAGTAAAAGGAAGTCGGTTACATGAAATAGATGATGTATGTGCAATCTGCTACCATGAGTTTACTACATCTGCTCGTATTACTCCATGCAACCATTACTTTCATGCACTTTGCCTTCGGAAATGGCTCTATATTCAAGACACTTGTCCAATGTGCCATCAAAAAGTATATattgaagaaaaggaaaatgcaaATATCTCTAACAATGGGTTTGTTGCACCTAATGAAAATCCTGTAGAAGTTGCAGAAGAAGCTGCTGAAGCTGCACATGAAATAAATGAAGATAATGACAGTACCGacagtggtgatgatgatgactgTGTGGCAGAACACCAGAATGAGACTCTTAATGTTGATTCTGACTCCCTGGGTGACTAA